DNA from Halorarum salinum:
CGGGTGGCGCCCGCTCGCACAAATAATTTCGGCGTTTCGTCGTCGAAAGGTGGTTCCGCGGCGCCGCGCGGGTTCGCGCTCGCCGGCGTCGGGTCACCCGCCCGCTCGACCGGACCGCTCCCGCGCGGCCGGCAGCCGCATCCGGACCGAGACGCCCGACGGCTCCAGGTTCCTGAACGTCACCTCGCCGCCGGAGGCGTCCACGACCCAGTAGATGACCCAGAGCCCGAGCCCGGTGACGTGCTGGAGCGGGAGTTCGTGGGACCGCGAGAGGACCCTGAGCTCCTCCTCCGGGATGCTCGACCCGTCGTCGACGATCTCGACGGTTCGGAGGCCGTCCGCGTCGACGTCCGACGCGACCGAGACCGAGAGGTCCAGCCGCTCGCCCGCGTTGTGTCGGGCGGCGTTGTCGAGCGCCTCCGAGACCGCCGTCGGGAGGTGGGGGTTCGTCCGGACGGGCGCCCGTTCGGGGACGTCCGCGGAGACGGACACCTCCGGGTTCGACCGCCGAAACTCGGCGAGCTCCCGGCGGACGACGCCCGCGAGGTCGAGGACCTCCGTCCCGCCGTCCTTCCAGAGTTCCGAGAGCAGCTGGCTCTTCTCGGAGAGCCGGTACACCCGGTCGACGTGTCCGTTGACCGTCTCGAGCGTCTCCCTCGTCTCCGGCTCCGAGGTCGACTCCGCGAGGTTCTCCCCCAGACCGCGCAGCACCGTCACCTCGTTCCGGATGTTGTGGCGCAACACGCGCTGGAGGATCGTGAGCCGCTTCGACAGCAGTTCCTGTTCGGCCCGTTCCTGCTCCACCCTGGTGACGTAGTAGCCGACGAGCGTGCCGGAACTCGCCCCGAGCGACCAGCCGATCGAGAGGACGAACCAGGCCTCCGGCGTCGGCTCCGCCGTGAGCCGTCGGACGACGACGAACAGCGTGGCCAGCAACCCGACGACGACGCCGGCCGCGAGGCCGATCGAAACGATCCTGAGCACGTCCCCCGCGGGGACCGACCCGGCACGGACTCTGTGACCCACGGCGAAGCACGCCAGCGCGAACACGAGCAGGATCGACGCCTCGGCGAGTTCCGAAAGGAGGGGGTCGGCGTCGAGGACGACGTGCAGGCCGGCGAGAAGCAGGATCGCCACCCCCTCGACGTGGATGAGCGAACCGATCACGCCCGACCTGGATCGTCCCATCGGGAGACGGATCGCGACCCGAGCTGATATATTTACGGGAAGGGCGGTCGAATGATAGCCGGCACGGTCGACGGGGCGGGCGGACGACGACACCGTGCCCTCGGAGTCCGCCGACCACGTCGCCACACCTGGGCGCCGACTCCACTCGGGCGGCTTCGGCGACTTCCGGAGCGAACCCCCGCATCGACGTCTCCGGCTATGGCTCCCGAGGCGACGCTCACCGGACCGCACGGTCGAACGGACCGACGACGGAGGCTAGCGACCGGCGATCAGAGCCGGAACTCCCGCCGCTCGATCCCGCCACATCGGGGACAGACGCGCCGATACACGAGCCGACCGTCGCGGTATCGGGTCGTCCACTCGCCGGCCGCTTCCGCGGTCCCGCACGCGCCGCAGCGCTCGGTGCCGCGGAGGCGGTCGCGGTAGCGGTCGAGCGGGGTCGTCCCGCGGGTGCCTGCGGCTGCCATACGTTAGCATACGTCGTGGGGCCGCAAAAGTCCCTAGGGTGGGTACCGCCGGTTCCCGCCCGCGGCGTTCGCCGCCGGGGACGTCGGGCGGGCTACTCGCCGAACAGTTCGTCGACCGCGTCGCGGGCCGCCCGGGCCGCTTCGTCCGCGACCTCGTCGGCGTCCGCGTCCGCGTCGGCCGGCGGGTTGACGTACACGTCCACCTCGAGCACGCCGTCCTCGAACGTAATCGTCACGTCGAAGTCGACGAGGTCGGCCTGCCGGTACCGCGAGAGGACGACGCCCTCCGCGGCCTCGGAGGCGACCTCGACGACGCGCTCGTCGGTCGGTTCCGCGGCCATCGCCTTACGCGCCGCCCGCGCCGCCGGGGCCCATCCCGGCCGGGCCGCCGCCCGCGCCGCCCTGCAGCATCTGCTGGAGTTCGGTCTGGAGGTCCTCGAACTGCTCCTGGACGCGCTCCTCCTGCTTCGAGAAGCGCTCGGCCCGCATCTCGAGGGTGTCGACCTTCTCCTCGAGGTCCTCGTACGCCTCGTCGTACTCCGTCTCCACGAGGAGTTCGCCGACCTCGCGGTACATCGGGGTGCCCTCGTCGATCTCCTCGAGCGCCTCGAGCGCCGTCTTCGACTCCGTGAGGGAGTTCTCGGTCGCCTGCTTCTGCTCGGCGAGCTGCTGGGCCTGCTCCTGCAGGTCCTGTAGCTCCTCGATCTTCTCCTGTGCTTCCGGCGGCAGATTGCCCTGCATGGATGGGTACTCGGGCTTCGGCGTGAAAAACCCGGTTATTGCGGGACGCGAGGGGTCGAACGGAGGAAGGCCGCGGCGTTCGCTCTACCCCTCGAAAACGGGTACGCTCGGCGCCGCGGGCCCGAACCGCCACGCGGCCGGGTCGAACTCACTCCGGGCCCGCCCCGGCCGCCGCGTCGATCGCGTCCTCGGCGACGCCGACGAGCCGCGCCCAGGTGTTCGTCCCCGCGCGGAGGGCGACGAGGTCCCGCGCGCGGATCCGCACCGCGACGGTCGATCCGTCCCGGGAGACGGTCGCCCGCGAGCGGTCGTCGTCCACCTCGCCGACCTCGACGGCGACGGCGTCGTGGACGTCGCGTGCGCGGCGCTGGTCGGGGTAGGGGAAGCGCAGAACCGCGCCGTGGGCGTACTCGGGGGCGTCCGCGCACATCGGCCGCGCCTACTCCACGTCGACTTCCTTCACGACCGGCGCGCGCTCCTTCAGGAGCACGCGGTGGCCGCAGTAGGGGCAGCGGACGCCGCCGTACTCGTCGAGTTCGACGTCTCGCTTGCAGCGGGAGCACTTGTAGCTCATTGTGTGATGGTGGGGTGGGAGGTACTTGTGTCCCGGGGTTACTCGTCGCCCGCCTCGTCCTCGCCCTCGAGGGCAGCGCGGATGGAGCGGCGCACGGAGCGGCCGCCCGGCGTCTCGGGTCGGTAGGCGCCGCCCGTGAACTGCTCGCCGGTCTCCTCGTTCACCCAGATGCCGGTGCCGACGCGCTTCACCGAGTCGCCGTCGACGGTCGCGGACTCCATCTCCGCCTCGATCTCGGAGACGCGCCTGCGGGCAACACGCCCGTATCGGGCGCCGAACCGCCCGGCGCTCCCGATCGTTCGCGCCTTGTTTTCAGCCATAGTGGCCGGGGATTCGGCGGACGCGGGTAAAAACCCCGCGAAACGCCGCGACGGCCGACGGACCCGACGACGGGGCCACGCGACCACGAGCGCCACGCGAGGACGACGGCTTCGGCGAGGCGCCGGCTGCAGCGAGGACGACGGCTACGCGAACTCCTCGTCCGCCAGCGCGTCGTTCAGGTCCTCCCGGACGAGTTCGCCCACCTCGCGCTCGCCAGCGGTCGTCACGACGCGGTTCTCCTGGACGCTCGACCCGTTCCGGAGGAGCAGGCGGACGTTGCCGTGCTCGTCCGCGCGGGTCACCTTGGCGCGGACGCCCGTCCGCGAGCCGGACCCGCCGGCGTCGATGGGTCCGGGGATGATCTTCTTCACGTGCGGGTGCTCCGCCACGGAACGGATCGCCCGCCAGCCCTTCCGCCCGCCGATGAGCGTCGAGTGGGCGCCGCCGAGCTTCTCGGCCGGCGCCGCGTCGACGACGTCCAGCGACGGGTCGCCGTGGCGCGCGAGCACCGCCTCGACCGGGTCGTCGTCGGGGACCCGGTAGAACTCGTGGCGGAGCTGTGCGCGGGTCTCCCGGAGGGGGTCCCGCTCGCCGGCCGCGTACACCGTCTCCGGTCGCTTGCGGCGGATCTCGTCGGCGACGCGGCCGGCGTAGTTCCGGAGCTGCGTCCGGGCGGTCCGCTCGCCGTCGTCCGGGACGGTCGTCACGGCCGTCCGACCCAGGACCTCCCCCTCGTCGCCATCCGGGGACGCGTTCGACGGGCGTTCGCCCGGGCCGTCCTCCGCTCGTGTGTCGAGCATCGTGAGCGTCGCCCGGTCCCCCCCGAACTCGACGACGACGACGTCGCAGTTGGCGGTCGAGCAGCGCAGACAGTAGTCCCCGGGCCGATCGAGGGACGCGCCGCACCGCCGGCAGTTCATACCGGGGGTCAGGCCGCGGGGCCGGATAAGCGCGTCCGTTCGCGGGGATGGATCGCGCTCCGCGAGACGGAATCGTCGGCTCGGGTCGAGTCGAGCGTCCCCGATCGGGCGCGGCGGTCAGGGTCGAACGAACGCGTCGTCCAGCCGGTCGGCCGCGAGCGCGGCGACCGTGCGGACCGTCGTCTTCTGGAGGTTCAGGTCGCTGTACAGACAGCCCAGTTCGACGAGCGTCCGCTCGCTCCCGTGGAAGTCGTACGTGTTCCGCGCGAGCCGTCCCTCCGGACAGCGTGTCGTCGCCACGATCGGCACGTCGGCCTCGCGAAGCCGTTCGAGCGCCGGGACGATCCCCGGCGGAACGTGGCCCGCGCCGAGCGCGGCCAGACAGACCGCGTCGCCGTCCGCGCACGCGTCGAGGAGGGCGGTCGACGCGTCGAACGTGACCGTGACGGCTTCGACGTCGACCGACAGCCCCTCGCGGTCCGGCGAGAGCGTCGGGTCGGGGTTCTCCGCCCGTCGACGCCAGGTGACGCGGTCCTCCTCGACGACCGCGAGGGGGCCGAACTCGGGCGACCGGAACGTGTCGACGTTCGTGCTGTTCGTCTTCGTCGCCTCCCGTGCGGCGTGGACGCGGCCGTTGAAACAGACCAGCGTCCCCGCGTCGCGGCCGACGAGGCCGCCCGCGACGCGGACGCTCGCGAGCAGGTTCGCGGGACCGTCCGGCCCCGCGAGCGACGG
Protein-coding regions in this window:
- a CDS encoding ATP-binding protein, producing MGRSRSGVIGSLIHVEGVAILLLAGLHVVLDADPLLSELAEASILLVFALACFAVGHRVRAGSVPAGDVLRIVSIGLAAGVVVGLLATLFVVVRRLTAEPTPEAWFVLSIGWSLGASSGTLVGYYVTRVEQERAEQELLSKRLTILQRVLRHNIRNEVTVLRGLGENLAESTSEPETRETLETVNGHVDRVYRLSEKSQLLSELWKDGGTEVLDLAGVVRRELAEFRRSNPEVSVSADVPERAPVRTNPHLPTAVSEALDNAARHNAGERLDLSVSVASDVDADGLRTVEIVDDGSSIPEEELRVLSRSHELPLQHVTGLGLWVIYWVVDASGGEVTFRNLEPSGVSVRMRLPAARERSGRAGG
- a CDS encoding HVO_0649 family zinc finger protein yields the protein MAAAGTRGTTPLDRYRDRLRGTERCGACGTAEAAGEWTTRYRDGRLVYRRVCPRCGGIERREFRL
- a CDS encoding DUF3194 domain-containing protein; this translates as MAAEPTDERVVEVASEAAEGVVLSRYRQADLVDFDVTITFEDGVLEVDVYVNPPADADADADEVADEAARAARDAVDELFGE
- a CDS encoding prefoldin subunit beta; translated protein: MQGNLPPEAQEKIEELQDLQEQAQQLAEQKQATENSLTESKTALEALEEIDEGTPMYREVGELLVETEYDEAYEDLEEKVDTLEMRAERFSKQEERVQEQFEDLQTELQQMLQGGAGGGPAGMGPGGAGGA
- a CDS encoding KEOPS complex subunit Pcc1 translates to MCADAPEYAHGAVLRFPYPDQRRARDVHDAVAVEVGEVDDDRSRATVSRDGSTVAVRIRARDLVALRAGTNTWARLVGVAEDAIDAAAGAGPE
- a CDS encoding DNA-directed RNA polymerase subunit P; its protein translation is MSYKCSRCKRDVELDEYGGVRCPYCGHRVLLKERAPVVKEVDVE
- a CDS encoding eL43 family ribosomal protein, yielding MAENKARTIGSAGRFGARYGRVARRRVSEIEAEMESATVDGDSVKRVGTGIWVNEETGEQFTGGAYRPETPGGRSVRRSIRAALEGEDEAGDE
- a CDS encoding DUF2103 domain-containing protein; translated protein: MNCRRCGASLDRPGDYCLRCSTANCDVVVVEFGGDRATLTMLDTRAEDGPGERPSNASPDGDEGEVLGRTAVTTVPDDGERTARTQLRNYAGRVADEIRRKRPETVYAAGERDPLRETRAQLRHEFYRVPDDDPVEAVLARHGDPSLDVVDAAPAEKLGGAHSTLIGGRKGWRAIRSVAEHPHVKKIIPGPIDAGGSGSRTGVRAKVTRADEHGNVRLLLRNGSSVQENRVVTTAGEREVGELVREDLNDALADEEFA
- a CDS encoding asparaginase — its product is MTVVVVSLGGTIASTSDGDGASPSLSGRDLVDAVPGLGDVADVETLEFATVPSPHLTYEDLLDLVERIREFDDDPGTTGVVVTQGTDVLEEAAYFVDLCYDGGTPVVFTGAMRNPSLAGPDGPANLLASVRVAGGLVGRDAGTLVCFNGRVHAAREATKTNSTNVDTFRSPEFGPLAVVEEDRVTWRRRAENPDPTLSPDREGLSVDVEAVTVTFDASTALLDACADGDAVCLAALGAGHVPPGIVPALERLREADVPIVATTRCPEGRLARNTYDFHGSERTLVELGCLYSDLNLQKTTVRTVAALAADRLDDAFVRP